The Acanthochromis polyacanthus isolate Apoly-LR-REF ecotype Palm Island chromosome 5, KAUST_Apoly_ChrSc, whole genome shotgun sequence genome includes a window with the following:
- the LOC110955295 gene encoding store-operated calcium entry regulator STIMATE isoform X1 — protein MAAVSGVNMLSPLGEAARAGPGGAALSAVSFTNTSVSSSPTPGTDTRGCENGALMDSFGIFLQGLLAVMAFSTLMLKRFREPKHERRPWKIWFLDTSKQAIGMLFIHFANVYLSDLTEEDPCSLYLINFLLDASLGMLLIYAGVRAVSAIVEWRQWDSLRFGEYGEPIQCTAWLGQCILYILIMVFEKVLIMLVLLIPQWKKLALLNPIQNPNLELAIVMLIVPFFINALMFWVVDNFLMKKHRTKAKLEEREEDSRGNSKVRYRRALSHDDSESEILFSADDEMDESDEDDVRRLTGLKTVKKKKLRMGIPV, from the exons ATGGCTGCTGTAAGCGGTGTCAACATGCTGTCCCCGCTCGGAGAGGCGGCTCGAGCAGGTCCGGGAGGAGCAGCTCTGTCCGCGGTGTCTTTCACCAACACGTCGGTGTCCTCCAGCCCGACGCCCGGTACCGACACCCGGGGCTGCGAAAACGGAGCCCTGATGGACTCGTTTGGGATTTTCCTGCAAGGTCTCCTCGCTGTGATGGCTTTCAGCACGCTGATGT TAAAACGGTTCAGGGAGCCTAAACATGAGAGGAGACCCTGGAAGATCTG GTTCCTGGACACCTCAAAACAGGCAATTGGGATGCTGTTCATCCACTTTGCTAATGTCTACTTGTCAGACCTCACAGAGGAGGATCCCTGCTCGCT ATACCTCATTAATTTCTTGTTAGATGCTTCTCTGGGCATGTTGCTGATCTATGCAGGGGTAAGAGCCGTCAGCGCTATTGTGGAGTGGAGGCAGTGGGATTCTCTTCGTTTTGGAGAATACG gagaaCCAATACAGTGCACAGCATGGTTGGGCCAGTGCATCCTCTACATCCTCATCATGGTGTTCGAGAAAGTCCTTATAATGTTGGTCCTGCTCATCCCCCAGTGGAAGAAG CTGGCTCTCCTCAACCCCATACAGAATCCTAACCTGGAACTGGCCATCGTCATGCTCATCGTTCCGTTCTTCATCAAT GCCCTCATGTTCTGGGTGGTAGATAATTTCCTAATGAAGAAGCATAGGACAAAAGCAAAGCtagaggagagagaagaggacTCACGGGGGAACAGCAAGGTCCGCTACAGAAGAGCTCTTTCCCATGATGACTCAGAGTCAGAG ATCCTTTTCTCAGCGGATGATGAAATGGACGAGTCTGATGAAGACGACGTCCGTCGACTCACTGGTCTGAAGAcggtgaagaagaagaagcttcgCATGGGGATCCCTGTTTGA
- the LOC110955295 gene encoding store-operated calcium entry regulator STIMATE isoform X3, which produces MAAVSGVNMLSPLGEAARAGPGGAALSAVSFTNTSVSSSPTPGTDTRGCENGALMDSFGIFLQGLLAVMAFSTLMLKRFREPKHERRPWKIWFLDTSKQAIGMLFIHFANVYLSDLTEEDPCSLYLINFLLDASLGMLLIYAGVRAVSAIVEWRQWDSLRFGEYGEPIQCTAWLGQCILYILIMVFEKVLIMLVLLIPQWKKLALLNPIQNPNLELAIVMLIVPFFINALMFWVVDNFLMKKHRTKAKLEEREEDSRGNSKVRYRRALSHDDSESEILFSADDEMDESDEDDVRRLTGLKTVKKKKLRMGIPPGEVKKKKRPPMKEEDLKGARSKLGLKGEVKSKTYEVMVECERMGKVAPSVFSGVRTGTETVLDKPAAAKAPGGSVFSK; this is translated from the exons ATGGCTGCTGTAAGCGGTGTCAACATGCTGTCCCCGCTCGGAGAGGCGGCTCGAGCAGGTCCGGGAGGAGCAGCTCTGTCCGCGGTGTCTTTCACCAACACGTCGGTGTCCTCCAGCCCGACGCCCGGTACCGACACCCGGGGCTGCGAAAACGGAGCCCTGATGGACTCGTTTGGGATTTTCCTGCAAGGTCTCCTCGCTGTGATGGCTTTCAGCACGCTGATGT TAAAACGGTTCAGGGAGCCTAAACATGAGAGGAGACCCTGGAAGATCTG GTTCCTGGACACCTCAAAACAGGCAATTGGGATGCTGTTCATCCACTTTGCTAATGTCTACTTGTCAGACCTCACAGAGGAGGATCCCTGCTCGCT ATACCTCATTAATTTCTTGTTAGATGCTTCTCTGGGCATGTTGCTGATCTATGCAGGGGTAAGAGCCGTCAGCGCTATTGTGGAGTGGAGGCAGTGGGATTCTCTTCGTTTTGGAGAATACG gagaaCCAATACAGTGCACAGCATGGTTGGGCCAGTGCATCCTCTACATCCTCATCATGGTGTTCGAGAAAGTCCTTATAATGTTGGTCCTGCTCATCCCCCAGTGGAAGAAG CTGGCTCTCCTCAACCCCATACAGAATCCTAACCTGGAACTGGCCATCGTCATGCTCATCGTTCCGTTCTTCATCAAT GCCCTCATGTTCTGGGTGGTAGATAATTTCCTAATGAAGAAGCATAGGACAAAAGCAAAGCtagaggagagagaagaggacTCACGGGGGAACAGCAAGGTCCGCTACAGAAGAGCTCTTTCCCATGATGACTCAGAGTCAGAG ATCCTTTTCTCAGCGGATGATGAAATGGACGAGTCTGATGAAGACGACGTCCGTCGACTCACTGGTCTGAAGAcggtgaagaagaagaagcttcgCATGGGGATCCCT CCAGGCGAGGTGAAAAAGAAGAAGCGCCCTCCGATGAAGGAGGAGGACCTGAAAGGAGCTCGCAGCAAACTCGGACTGAAGGGCGAGGTCAAGAGTAAGACCTATGAGGTCATGGTGGAGTGTG aGCGTATGGGTAAAGTGGCTCCGTCGGTGTTCAGCGGTGTGAGGACGGGAACAGAGACGGTCCTGGACAAACCTGCTGCTGCCAAAGCTCCTGGAGGGAGTGTGTTCAGCAAGTAG
- the LOC110955295 gene encoding musculoskeletal embryonic nuclear protein 1 isoform X2, with protein sequence MSQPGEVKKKKRPPMKEEDLKGARSKLGLKGEVKSKTYEVMVECERMGKVAPSVFSGVRTGTETVLDKPAAAKAPGGSVFSK encoded by the exons ATGTCACAG CCAGGCGAGGTGAAAAAGAAGAAGCGCCCTCCGATGAAGGAGGAGGACCTGAAAGGAGCTCGCAGCAAACTCGGACTGAAGGGCGAGGTCAAGAGTAAGACCTATGAGGTCATGGTGGAGTGTG aGCGTATGGGTAAAGTGGCTCCGTCGGTGTTCAGCGGTGTGAGGACGGGAACAGAGACGGTCCTGGACAAACCTGCTGCTGCCAAAGCTCCTGGAGGGAGTGTGTTCAGCAAGTAG